The Myxococcus virescens DNA segment CCGCGCGCACGCCACCGACAACGCCGCCGAGCTCCCCAGGCCCACCGCCAGCGGCAGGTCCGCCTCCAGCGACACCTTCACCGGCGGCGCGCCCGTCACCTCCGCTGCACGGGCGAACGCCGCCGTGAGCTGCGCCCGCTGCGGGCGGCTGAGCGTGGAGGGCAACGCGAGCTGACACGCCTTCGCCGGCACGGCGCGCGCCGTCACGCCCTGCGACAACGGCCCGGCCAGGGCCGGGTGCCCGTACACGACGCTGTGCTCACCCAACAGGATGACCTTGCCGGCGCCAAAGGCCGACAAGGATTCAGGACGAGGAGCCACGGCGTCAAACCGTGGTGCCGGTCGCGGCCGCGGCATCCTCGGCGGGAAGGCTGGCCAGCAACTCGCGGGCCTTCTCCACCTTCACGTGGCCCGCCTTCACCAGCAGGTTGGCAATCTTCTCCACCCAGTCGCCCCGCGCGCCCGCCGTCACCGCCACGCAGCGCGCGTGCATCGCCATGTGGCCCTTCTGGATGCCCACGCTGCCCAGCGCCCGGAGCGCCGCGAAGTTCTGCGCCAGCCCCACCGCCGCGAACACCATGGCGAGCTCTCGCACCGACGTCGTCTGCATCAGCTTGAGCGCCATCTGCACGCCCGGGTGGATTTTGATGGGCCCGCCCACCGTCCCCAGCGCCATGGGCAGCTCGATGCGGCCCACCAGGTGGCCCTCTTCCAGGTACCAGGTGGACAGCGGCCGGTACTGCCCGTTGCGACAGGCGAACGCGTGCGCGCCCGCTTCAATGGCGCGCCAGTCCTGCCCCGTGGCGATGGCCACCGAGTCAATGCCATTCATCACGCCCTTGTTGTGCGTGGCCGCACGGTACGGGTCCGCCTCCGCGAAGCGGCTGGCCTGGGCGATGCCCTCGGCAATCTCCTCGGCCGGCATCTCGAAGTCCGCCAGCAGCGGGATGGGGATGCGGCACATGGCGCGCGCCAGCCGGCGGTCCGCCAGGTTGGAGAGGATGCGCAGGTACACCTTGCCGCCCGTCACCTGCTCGATGAGCGGCGCCACGCCCTCCGCCATGGTGTTGATGAGGTTGGCCCCCATCGCCTCCTGGGCGTCGATGATGAGGTGGACGATGAGCAACGGCTCGCCGCGCGGCCCTTCCGGGGCCGGCAGCACGCGAACCTCCACGTCCTTCGCCCCGCCGCCACGCGCCACCATGGCCGGGTGGAAGCTGTTGGCCAGCGCGAGAATCTGCTCCTTGTGCGCCAGGATGCGCTCGGTGGCCACCGTCGGGTCGCCGTAGCGCGACACCTGCACCTGGCCAATCATCAGCGACGGGTCGGCCTCACCCAGGAAGCCGCCCGCCTCTCGGACAATCTTCGCCGCGAAGGACACCGCCGCCACGACGGACGGCTCCTCCACCGCCATGGGCACCAGGTAGTCACGTCCGTTGACCTGAAGGTTGAGGCCCAGGCCCAACGGCAGGCAGAACGTCCCCACCGCGTTCTCAATCATCTGGTTCGCCAGGACAGGCTGGAGCGCCTCCGAGCCCAGCAGCTGCTGCAGGTCCTCGGGCGTGAGCCGGAACATGCGGGAGAGGTGCGCGTGGCGCTCCTCCATCGGCAGCTTGTGGAACCCGGGAAGCCGGGACGTCACGGTGTCAGACATGTTCTTCCTTCCAGACTTCAGCGCGGCCACCCGCTACAGCGCCGCAAACCAATCCTTCAACTCTCCGGTGACCACCCGGGGCCGCTGTCTCAATTCAGCGCAGCTTCTGCTTCCCGTCAGCACAAGCGCCTGCCGCAGGCTCGCCAGGATGACCTCCAGCGCCGCCTCCGCCGCCTCCACGCCGCCCGCCTGCTGCGCGCGGAACAATGGCAGCGCCACGCCGGCCAGGTTCGCCCCCAGCGCCAACACCTTGGCCGCGTCCAGCCCCGTGCGCAGGCCACCGCTCGCCACCAGGTGGACGTCCGGGCCCACGGCCCGACGCACGGAGGCCAACGCCGCCGCCGTGGGAATGCCCCACGCGCTGAACTCCGCCCCCAGCTGCGCCTGTACGCGCGACGCGCGAAGCTGTTCCACGCGCACCCAGGACGTCCCGCCCAGGCCGGACACGTCGATGTTCCGCACGCCCAGGTCCACCAGCCTCCGCGCGACGTCCGGGCCAATGCCGCAACCCGTCTCCTTCACCAGCAGCCGGTCGCCAAAGGCCTTCACCAGCAGCTCCACCACGCGGTAGCCGCCCTGGAAGTCCCGGTCGCCTTCGGGCTGCGTCAGCTCCTGGCCCGCGTTGAGGTGCAGCGCCAGCCCGTCCGCGCCAATGCCGTCCACCAGCCGGCGCGTCCCCTCCACGCCCAGCCCAATGGCCTGGAACATGCCGATGTTGCCCAGGAGCGCCACCGTGGGCGCCACCTGCCGCACCTGGAAGGACGCGGCCCGCGAGGCATCCTCCGACATGGCGCGCTGGCTGCCCACACCGAAGGCCAGGCCGTGGCGCTCGGCGAGCAACGCCAGGTCGCGATTCACCGCCCCCGCACGCTCCGTCCCACCCGTCATCCCGGTGACGAGCAGCGGGTAGCGCAGCCGCTTGCCCAGGAACGCCGTGGACAGGTCCACGTCCTCCACGGACATCTCCGGCATCGCGCAGTGAACCAGCTTCACGCACTCCAGCAGGGTGCTGTTACCGGTGGGTTCGACGTCACCCATGGCGCAAAGGTCGAGGTGCGCGTCCTTGCGTCTGGCTGTGATGTCGTCGCCCATCTCGTTGAAATCCGGTCTGCCCTGGGTGGAAGGCGCGTAAGTACCTGAATGGCCAAAGTTTCCTGAGCAAGCACGGCGGCCAAGGTGCAAGCCAAAGGGCCCGCGAGGTCCGTCTCCGCGTGTGGTCAGCAAACATGAGTCGAGCCCATGCAACGACGGCGCCATGATGCGCCAGGCCGCATCAAACGTGATTTGAGGAGGATGAAACAGCCAGGCTCCGCGTTTGACACGTCAGCCGCAGTTGCTGACGCGTCAACGGGCCTCATGACACGCCCTGGGCCTACAAAAAAATGCTGTCGCTGGGTCATGCGGACATCAACGCGAGTGAGCGCGGAGCTCGACGGGCATTCACGACACGAGTGTCGGCCACCCAGTCGTGGAGACACCGCCGGTCCTCTCCAACGACGAAGAGGGCGTCCACGAGGCCGAACCAGCCGCAGTAGCCGAAGAGCACAACCGGGAGCGCGTTCCTCAGCAGGGCCATGCGCCACACCCCAGCCGGACAACCGGCGCTCCGGACGACTTGAATTCCCAAGAGCCTCTTGCCGAGGCTCGCCCCAGTGCCGCGAATCAGGCTCGCCTGAACGAGCAACGCGAGGAGCGCCGGGACGTAGACAACTGGAGCCTTCATCGCCGGCTCGCCCGGCAGCGCCCGGCACCGGAGGACGCCCAGGAACAGGGACGGAAGCACGAGCGCGGCGCCATCGACAAGGCTTGCCGCGAGCCGGGCCCTGCGCGTCGCCAGCTCCGGAGCTGCGTGAAGGCACTGAGCCTTGCAGGCAATGGGCGGCTGAGTTCGTGGAGCGATGTCACGCCCCTGGGCAAGAGGGGCGCCGTGTCGACGCTCACGCAGACACGGCGCCCGGAGGATGGTGCTTATGGTCCCGTCAGGCGGTTAAGCGTGAAGGAGGGCCGGTTCCACGTCCCGCCGGGGAAGCTCACTGCGGAGGAGGCAGCCATGCCACCTGGAGTGCCCGCCGAGCCATTGACGGTGAAGGTGCCCGCGGCCGTCCCCGAGGTCGACGTTGGTCCAGTGCAACCCGGACAGAGATTCGTCCCGGTGACGTACGTCATTGGGAACACGAGCGACGTGGAGGCGCTGTTCACCACGCCCTGCAGCCACACCGGATTGCTGCCCTGATAGACGGTCAGGTTGAGAACGTGGGTGTTGCCCTGTGTATTGAAGCTGCCGCCCCAGCCGGGCTCCGCGCCGTTGTACCAGAGGCCATTCAGGTTCATCACGGTGCTGCCGCCACCGAAGGCCAGGAATTGGATGGGCTCGTTGCCGGAGAGCGAGCCCAGCTTCCAGTAGAAGCGCCACAGGCCGCTGCTATAGGTGATGCGCAGGGTGCCCACCACGGAAAACGTCGCGGAGGAGCCCGTCCAGGAGGTCTGCAGCAGATCGCCCCGCCACTCGCCGGCCTCCGCGACGAGGTAGGCCTGGTACCAGATGGGCACGCCCGCGGCCGTGTACGTGTACCAAGTGACGTGGATCTGGTCGGAGGCGAGGTGCTGGATGTCCAGGCCGTTGCCAGAACGCGCCGGGTTGTACCAAGGGCCCTTGTCCGGGCGGGGCGGGAGCGCCGCATACAGGTAGGTCAGCGCGCTGAGGTCGCCGGAGGTGAACTCCCCCGTTTCGACCGAGCGGAAGCAGGAGTTCATGAGCGAGCCGCCGACGGTCGCCGTCGTCGGCGTGCCCGGGATGTGGATGGCCCCGACGCCCGCGTCACCTTCGTTGCCGCCACTGCCGCAGCTGATGCTGCGGTTGTAGTAGTCCGTGTGGCGCAAGCCGATGGTGTGGCCAATCTCGTGCGTGATGACGTGCTCGATGACGTCGACGCTGTAAGAGGAAAGCCCGCCGCCGATGTTGATGGTGCCGTACGGCAGCCCGCCCGAGGGGAATCCCGCCGAGCCTCCAACGACACCCGGCTGGATGACCGCGTTGATGGTGAAGCTGCAGCCGGTGCTCGGCGTGCGCGCCATGGCGAAGGACAGCGGCAACTCGTCGTAGTTCTGGATGGCCAGATCGAGTGCCGTGCTGAAGTTGCCGGTGAACGTCGAGCCGTTGATGCAGATCTTCGTCACCGCCGAGCTGATGAGGTTCGTCGTGTGGTACTGCTCCTCGGTGCTGTGGTCCCGCGCGAGCATCTCGCGCGATGCGGCCAGCGAGACCTCGGCGTCTCGCCCGACGTACACCTTCCCGTCGACGACCATGATGTCATCGGCCGGAAACCCGGCCTCGGCCAGATTGTCGACAATCTCCTGCGTCTCATCGGGTTGTCCAGCACATCCGAACATCAAAGCACTGCATCCCACCGCAAGGACGAGACTTTTCACAAACATGGATACTCCTTTGGTCGACCAGAAGTACATCCGTTCGCGGGGTTGCCGCGCCCCGCAGGCGACACTCCTTCCAGACAATCCCGCACAGTACGCTGAAGCCAGACTCCGTGTCGACGAAGGCATCTACCCGTAATGCTTCGCAGTGCCCTGTACCGGTGCAGGCCTGACCCTGAGGGATCCCCTTATTGAGCGAGTGGGGGCGCCTCGTCCTCCACTTCCTTCCCCCGTACTGCCCCAGGGCAATCGCATCAAGCGGGTGTGGCTCGAATTGCATGCCAACGTCACCCGTAACCACCGCTGCCGTCCCCTGGCCACGCTCATGTCCCGGGTGCATGCCTACCTCTCCGCTCGCAATGCCTAGCGCTCCGCCAGTCCATTCCTGCGTCGAATCGACGGCGCTGTGTACGCAGAGGACCTGAAAGCAAGAAGGCCCTGCCTGAAAGCAAAGGCAGGCAGGGGTTGAAGTGGAAGCAGCAGCGGGAGAATCTGCCGGGGAATCCTGCCTTGGCGTTCGCGAAAAGCACGGCGTTCCGGCCCACCCCGCTTTCCCGAAAGCGCCGCATGGCGAAGAACATCGGGGCGTGGGATTTGGTGCCGCACGTCAGGAGATGTCGCCTAGCATCCAGCGCATCCCCACCCCTGAAAGCCGACTCCGCTGAACGCCACCGAACCGCGCCACCTCGCCGGCCTGGACCTGCTCCGGTGCCTGGCCATCCTCATCGTCGTCCTCTTCCACTACCCGCGCCCCGACGGCCACGAGGCCTATCGGATGCTCGCCAACTTCGGATGGACGGGTGTGGAGCTGTTCTTCGTGCTGAGCGGCTTCCTCATCGGCTCGCAGCTCCTGGAGCCAGCGTCCCGGGGCGAGGCACCATCTCTAAAGCGCTTCTACCTGCGGCGCTCGTTGCGCATCCTGCCCCCCTATCTCATCGTGGTGGCCCTGTACCTCTTCATTCCCGCGTGGAGTGAACGCCCCGTGGAGACGCCCGCGTGGCGCTTCCTCACCTTCACGCAGAACTTCGGCCTGCGCCTGAACGGCTTCTCCCACGCGTGGTCGTTGTGCGTGGAGGAACACTTCTACCTGGTGCTGCCCCTCACCGTGCTCGCGCTGCGCGGGCGCGTCCGGGCACCGCACCTCCTCGCGGGCGCGGTGGGGTTGATGGTGGCCGGCATGCTCCTGCGGGGCGGCCTGTGGCAGCGCCACTTCTCGCTGCTCGGGCCGGGTGACGCAGGGTGGCGCGGTTACGACACGCTCCTGTACTACCCGACGTACGCGCGGCTCGACGGGCTGACGTGCGGCGTATTGCTCGCGGCGCTGCGCGTCTTCCGACCCGCGGCATGGGAGCGCTGGACACGAGGAGCCCGCGCCGGAGGCCTGGCGTTGGTGGGACTCGTGTGCCTGGGCGGAGTGTTTTGGATGAACGAAGAACACTTTCGGAACCTGGCCCACACGATGCTCGCGTTCCCCATGACGTCGTTAGGCTACGCGGCGCTGCTCATGGCCATGGCGGGCCCCACCGCCTCGCGCGTGTGCGCCCGCATCCCCGGCGCAAGAACCTTCGCGGTGCTGAGCTTCACCGTCTACCTCACCCACAAAGCCGTGCAGCACGGAGTCCGCGTCTCACTGGAGCCCTATGGCATGGACGCATTCCACCCCGTCACGCTGTTGGGGGGCGCAGTGGCGGTGCTGCTCGCGTCGCTCGCTCTGCACCACGGCGTGGAACGGCCCTCGTTGAAGTGGCGCTCGCGGCTGGAGACGCGGCTCGTCCCCGAGCCTTCGCCCCAACCCGCCGCCCTGGTGGACACCAGCACCATGGCGCGCTAGCTGGGGCGGACGAAGGCGAAGTTCACGGACACTCAATCGGACCCCGAATTTTCCCGATTTCACCTAACCCCATGATGTTTCTCGTTCTTTTCCTTCGCAGTCTCTCGAGAGAGCTCAGAGAACGAGTTCGCGCAGGGGTTCATTCGGGGCGCTGAACGAAGGGCCCTGCCAACCGGTAGGGTCCTTTTGTTTTACATGGGCCTCGCAATGAATATCGCGGGGCCTTCGTGCTTGTTCCTACACCTGTCGTTCGGAAAAAGCCGGTACCACCTCCCTGTTGAAAGAACAGGAGGGGGGAGCGAGGCTTCCCATGTCGTCGACAATCGACGTAGAGACGCGAGCGCACGAGGTGCGCCTGGTCGGCCAACTCGGCGCGGAAATGGAAGAGATTGGGGCCTGGCTGCAGCCCCACTTCCGCAGGCGCGAAGCACATGCCGCCGCAGTGGAGTACGTGAGGGCGCTACTGGGGTGCGCGCAGCGGAAGAATGCGTGGGGCCTTTCAGAGGACGCGCGGCACGGGCTCCTTGCGCGCCACACGGATGACGCTGTTCATCCCGCTCGGCTCAAGGTAGGCGCGGCGACTTCCTTCACGTCCGTAACCCGGTGCATTCGAAGTTCCGCCATCAGTTCCTCACGATTCATGAACTCACGACACAGAGCATGCTGATTTATCTGCCCGTCACGAATCAGCGCCACGGGCCGGGACTTGAGCAGCGCGGCCACCGGTAAGCCAACGCGTCAATCGCCACGCTCCAGGCGCAGACGGCTGCTATCACCAACAGGCTGTCGAGCAGCCCCGCTGCGCCGGCACCGCGGGGTGGCGGAGCGCACCAAGTCATCTCGCAACCTGGAGCGCCGGCGTGGGACCTGGGCTCATGTGCCCGAGACGGCCTCTGTCGAGCTGAGGATGGCGAGCCCGGAGTACCTCCCCACGCAGGAGCCCCAGGGCACCTCGTCCGTGACGCTCTCCCCGGGAGGCTACTGCCGGCAGCCGTCACCCACTTTGGAGATGACTTTGGCCGCCCCGAGGGCATTCCTCGCGGGAGCAACCACGGCGGGGGGAGGCCACCAAGGAAGCCTCCCCCAACCATCGCATTGGAGCCAGCCGAAGTTCTGCCTCTCGTCTCCGCGTCAATTCCCGCTCAGCGCATTGACGATCTGCTGAGCCGACTTGGGGTCGTCGCAGGAGTTGCTCAGCGGGAACCACCTGCACCCGGCCGGCGGTTTGCCCTGCGGGAACCATTCCTTGTCGCCATTGAACGCGCTGACGTAGGCATTGAGGTGCTGGTAGCCGAGCTGCGCCATGAACGACGAATCGTCGGTCCATTTCACGCCGGTGTTCTTGCTGTCGGTGTAGAGCGCCAGCGGGCCGTCGAACGCGGGGGTCTGCTCGAACTGCACGTATTGTTGGTTCGAGGCGCTCGCCTGCCGAGCGCCGATCATCTTCCCGACAGGGTCATTGGCCAGGACGTTGAGGCCGTAGATGTTCGTCGGTTTCGTCAGCGCATTCATCGTGCCCGCGTTCCAGGCGTGTGGCACCACGTCCTTGGCGTTCCAGATGAACGTGGCATTGGCTTTGCCGGCACCGAACACGCTCTTGAAGTGGTCGAGGAACGCCTGGTTGCCGATCGACGGCCCCGCTGTCGCCAGCAGGTTCACGTGCTGCCAGTGGCTCAGGTTCGTGTCCTGCGTATTCAGTGCCGAATCTGGATCCATGAGCGCGAGCATCAGCATCGGGGCGAGGCCTCCGCCGAGGCTATGCCCGGTGAACCAGAGCGTGACGGTCTGCTTGTTCGGGATGTTCCCCAGAAACGTCCGGATGTCATTGAGAGGCCACTGCATCTTGAAGAGGAGCCTCATGAGGCCCTCCCAATCCCCCGTCGTCACCTGCATCGGCGAGGAAGTGCTGCCCACCTGTTTGAGCTTCCAGTCCGTCGGCTCGATGTCGAGGTCCTCGGTCGTCATATCGAAGGAGGACAGCGCGTTGGTCCCAGCCACGGCCACCACATAGACCGGGAGAGGGTTGTTGCTACCGTCCAGTTGCTGCGCGACGAACATCCCGTTGCTCACCTGAGGGGGGAGCAGGTCATCCAGGGTATAGCTCGGGCCCCAGACCACCTTCCACTTCGAGTAGGGAGCATTCAGGCTGTTGATCTGCCCTTCCAGGTCCTTCGCGCTCCAGGGACCAATCAGGTTGCCCACAGTGGCTTGGCTCGCCAGCCATGAGAGAGCAAAAACCTGCTTCTGAATAGACGTGGGATTGAACATGCGGGCTCCAGTTGAGAAACGGATTGCGGGTCAAAGCCAGCCCTGTCGAGAAACTCCAAGAACTGGCGCCACGAGGCAGCAATGCATGCGCTGTGCCTCTACCGTGGTTGGGTGGCCTCTGGGTGGGCGCTGCTCTGTGGAGCCCGGCCAGAACTCAAGCCTGCGCTGGAGCCCGAGGTGTCAGTCCTCTTGTTTGACGTGTCAATTCCCACCACTGACATGTCAGCCCTGAGCTGAAGGGAGCGAGCCCGTGGATGGCGACGAGCCCCCACGCGAAAGGCGGGTTCAACTGTCTGTCCGGGTTGCCGCAGTGTCTGCGATGGCGGAATGGGCTGCGCAAGGACTCCTTTCCTCCCTAGCAGGTTGTTTCAAAGTCCCCTACCTGAGGGGCTGCCGCCCACCGCCAGTTGCGCGCCGTCGGGGATCCTCCCTGGAAGCACGGCACAGGGCGGCTCCCGTTCGTCCCATGCCCGGGACTGACGCATTGCACACCATGCGATGGAGCCCGAGGAGAGAGGGCAATTGTTGGGGAGGCGGCCTCGGGATAGAAATCTCCGACGCAGAAGGAGGAGTGAATGTCGAGTCGAACCGTCTCCCGGAGGACGTTGCTCCAAGGCACGTTGGTGGCAGTCGCATTCAATCCCATGAGCCGGAGTTGGGCCTCCACGCTGGAGGCTGGCGCGGTCCCCCTGCCGCCACTCGATGGCGAGTTGCTGATGGACACAGCGTCGCGGACCGCGGCCTCGGAGGACTTCGGTCACATCCTCCACCGCACGCCGTGGGCGGTGCTCGTCCCCGGCTCGGTGAAGGACATCGTGGCCATGGTCCGCTTCGCGAGGCGCCAGTGCCTGAAGATCGCCGCCGCTCGGGGCCTCGGTGAGAGCCACAGCACCTTCGGCCAGTCCCAGGTGGCGGCGGGCATCGTCATCGACATGTCCACGCTGTCGACCATCCACGAGATTGGCGAGGACAGCGCCTGGGTGGATGCGGGCGTCCGGTGGCACGAGTTGCTCCAGGCCTCGCTTCCCCACGGCAAGAGCCCGCCGGTGCTGACCGACTACATCGAGCTGAGCATCGGTGGGACGCTGTCTGCGGGGGGCATCGGCGGGCAGGCGTTTCGCTGGGGCCTCCAGGTGGACAACGTCCTGGAGATGGACGTCGTCACGGGTCGGGGTGAGCTCGTGCGGTGCTCGCGCTGGCGTGAGCGGCCCCTGTTCGACGCCGTGCGCTCGGGCCTGGGCCAGTTCGGCATCATCGTGCGAGCGAGGGTGCGGCTCGTCGAAGTGCCGCCTCGCGCTCGGACGTACATCGCGCTGTACAACGACCTCCACCGCTTCATGGAGGACCAGCGGCGGCTCATCGAGGACGGTCGCTTCGACTACGTCGAGGGCTCCGCCGTCGCCTCCAACGGGGGCTGGGCGTATCAGCTCGAGGTGGTGAAGTACTTCACGCCGGGCTCGGAGCCGAACGATGCGCGACTGCTCGCGGGCCTGGGCTTCCAGCCGGGAACGCTCCAGGTGAGCGACGGCAGCTACTTCGACTTCGCCAACCGGCTCGCACCGCTGGTCGAACTGCTCAAGCAACTCGGCGTCTGGGGCTTCCCCCATCCGTGGCTGGACATGTTCGTCCCCGCCCGGTCCGCCGAGTCCTTCGTCCAGGAGGTCCTCTCGCAGACCACCGAGGCCGACATGGGGCAGGGACCCATCCTCCTCTACCCCTTCCGCGCCTCGGCGCTGACCACGCCCTTCCTACGCACCCCCAACGACAGACACGTCTTCCTCTTCTCGCTGCTGCGCACCGCCATTCCACCGACGCCGGAGAACGTCGCATCCCTCCTGCGGAAGAACCGCGCCATCTTCGACCGGCTCACGGCCATCGGCGGGAAGATCTATCCCGTGGATGCCGTGCACTTGAGCCCCGCCGACTGGCGCCGCCACTTCCACCCCGGCTGGGAGCGGTTCGAGCACGCGAAGCGACGCTACGACCCGGACCGCATCCTCACGCCGGGACAAGGCATCTTCTGATCAACGCCCCCCGAAGGGGCATCTTCGTGCTCGGGGCCGCATCCCATGGGAGTGGCTCCGAATCCGCCATGCCACCTGTGCCGCCCCCAATCCGGTCGCGGCGTCATGGGTGCACCTCGCTCACTCAGCAGTGCGTCAAGGCGAGTGAGCGAGGCGCGCGAAGGGCATCGTCTGCTCGGCGCGTACTCCGAGGCGGCACCCTTCCTGGCACAGGGGGAGAGGCTGTGCGCTCAGGGTACGTACACCTCCGCCGTGGCAAGTGGGTGGGTTCCATCTTCGCCACCCACGACGAGAATCCTGCCTGAGGTCAGCACCGTCGCGGTGTGAGCTCCGCGGGACTCCGCCATGGAGCTGGTTGCGGACCAGGAAGAGGTGGCCGGGTCGTACAACTCCGCGGTGTTGTAATAGCTGCTGCCGTCGCCCCCCGCGACGAACACCTGGCCCGAAGAGAGCAGCGTGGCGGTGTGGCGGGAGCGGCCTTCGACCATGGAGCCAGCCGCGGACCAGCTGTTGGTGTCTGGATCATACAGCTCAGAAGAAGCCGGTTCGGCGAGCGATTGCCCCCCTGAGATGAGCACCTTGCCGGAGGGGAGCAGCGTGGCCGCGTGAAGGCTACGTCGCGTCACCATGGCGCCGGCTGGAGTCCACGTATTGGTGGCCGGGTCGTACACTTCGGCGCTGCTCAAGCTCCCGGAGCCATTGGTCCCCCCTGAGACGAGGACCTTGCCGGAGAGGAGCAATGTGGCCGTATGGTTGAAGCGGGCGGTGCTCATGACGCTGGACCGAATCCAGATGTTGGCGAGCGGTTCGAACACCTCCGCAGTGGCCACGGCGCTGTTGCCATCGGTGCCGCCGGTGACGAGAACCTGGCCCGAGGAAAGCAGCGTCATTGCGTGACCGTAGCGGCCCCCGCTCATAGGGCTCACCGGATACCAGGCGTTGCTCTGCGGATCATACATCTCCGCGCTGGTCAGGGCGCCGACGCCCCCAGTGACGAACACGTAATTATCGGAGAGCAGTACGGCGGCGTGAGCGAAGCGGCCCGTGGACAAGGCACTGACGGGAGACCAGGAGTTGGTCGCTGGATCGTACGACTCCACACTGCTCAGGGTGGTCGTCCCATCGCGCCCCCCAGCGATGAGCACCCGGCCCGAGTCGAGCCGCGTGGCGGTGTGGTTGTAGCGGCTCGTGGACATCGCCCCTGCGGACGTCCACCTGGTGACGCTGAGTTGAGCCGTACCGCTCACGCCACCCAGGGTGGCGGTGATGGTGACGGGCCCCCCCGCGGCCACGCCAGTGCACAGGCCCGTGCTGCTCACGGTGGCAATGGCGGCGTCGCTCGTCGTCCATGCCGCGCTGCTCGTCACATCGACCGTGGTGCCGTCGCTGTAGCTGCCCTGGGCGGTGAACTGCTGTGTCGAGCCCGAGAGCACCGAGCCCGTCGTGGGAGTGAGCTCGATGGAGGTGAGCACGGGCGAAAGAGGCGTGATGGTGAGTTGAGCCGCGCCGCTCACGCCACCCAGGGTGGCGGTGATGGTGACGGGCCCCCCCGCGGCCACGCCAGTGCCCAGGCCCGTGCTGCTCACGGTGGCAATGGCGGTGTCGCTCGTCGTCCACGTCGCGCTGCTCGTCACATCGACCGTGGTGCCGTCGCTGTAGCTGCCCTGGGCGGTGAATGGCTGCGTGAGGCCTACCGACACAGAGGCAAGGGAGGGTGACACCTGTAGCGAGAGGAGGTGAGCGGCGGTGACCTCGAGGGTTGCCTCGCCCGAGGCTCCGCCCGCGTTGACGGTGATGATGGCGCTACCGGGCTTGAGCGCCGTCACTTTGACAGTGCCATCCGGTTGCGGTTCGACGGAGGCCACTTGAGGATCGGACGTCGTCCATTGCCGTGAAGTGGAGGCGTCGAGGTCGACGACGCGGCCATCGTCATAGACCCGCTGGGCCTTCGCAAGGGTCGTCATCCCCGCGGAGATGCGGGTCTCCGCGAGGGCGACTCGGAGCGAGAAATCGTCGCGAGGAAGTGGAGGCGGATGATCATGGCAGCCAATGACTGCCAGCGCCAAGCAGAAGGCAAGAAGTGAGATGGGTAGGTTTTTCATGCGAAGTGGCTCTTGGTTCAGAGTGGGGAAAGGCCCAGATGGCCAGCAACCAGAGCAGGTACCGAGTCACGTCAGCGCGGCCACCCTTACTCTGAGTGTCAGCGATTGGATATTGGACCTAGTGCCTACTCAGCGCGGGCTCAGCCCCTGGACCCACCGGTCCGCGAACCGCACCAACTCCGCCACCGAGTCCACGTCCAGCATCTTGATGACGCGGGCGCGGTGCGCCTCTAGAGAGAGTGAGCTCGCCCCGATTTCGTGGGGCGAGCTCAGACTCTTTACATTTGCTGCGAGCCCCTGACTGGCGCACCTTCCCAAGAGCGTTGGTAACCGGGGCGGGCGATGGCACATGTGCCACCGCCCCTCTTCACTGCCTCAAGACAACATCAGGACGGCGTCAGTCCTCGCGCCGCCTCCACGCGAGGAGAGAGAGCAACGCCATCGCCAACGGGAGCGCGGCAGTCGTCCCGGTGGACGAGCAACCGCTGGACTCCTTCGGCGCCGGGGGCGCCGGGCTCACCGTCACCGTGACCCGGTCCTCCGCGGACAGGCCACTCTCCGAGGAGACCTTCACCACGAAGACGAACTCCGTGGTGGCCGAGACCTCAGGCGCGGTGAACTG contains these protein-coding regions:
- a CDS encoding YetF domain-containing protein, yielding MAALLKSRPVALIRDGQINQHALCREFMNREELMAELRMHRVTDVKEVAAPTLSRAG
- a CDS encoding RDD family protein encodes the protein MSTILRAPCLRERRHGAPLAQGRDIAPRTQPPIACKAQCLHAAPELATRRARLAASLVDGAALVLPSLFLGVLRCRALPGEPAMKAPVVYVPALLALLVQASLIRGTGASLGKRLLGIQVVRSAGCPAGVWRMALLRNALPVVLFGYCGWFGLVDALFVVGEDRRCLHDWVADTRVVNARRAPRSLALMSA
- a CDS encoding zinc-dependent metalloprotease translates to MFGCAGQPDETQEIVDNLAEAGFPADDIMVVDGKVYVGRDAEVSLAASREMLARDHSTEEQYHTTNLISSAVTKICINGSTFTGNFSTALDLAIQNYDELPLSFAMARTPSTGCSFTINAVIQPGVVGGSAGFPSGGLPYGTINIGGGLSSYSVDVIEHVITHEIGHTIGLRHTDYYNRSISCGSGGNEGDAGVGAIHIPGTPTTATVGGSLMNSCFRSVETGEFTSGDLSALTYLYAALPPRPDKGPWYNPARSGNGLDIQHLASDQIHVTWYTYTAAGVPIWYQAYLVAEAGEWRGDLLQTSWTGSSATFSVVGTLRITYSSGLWRFYWKLGSLSGNEPIQFLAFGGGSTVMNLNGLWYNGAEPGWGGSFNTQGNTHVLNLTVYQGSNPVWLQGVVNSASTSLVFPMTYVTGTNLCPGCTGPTSTSGTAAGTFTVNGSAGTPGGMAASSAVSFPGGTWNRPSFTLNRLTGP
- the fni gene encoding type 2 isopentenyl-diphosphate Delta-isomerase, giving the protein MGDDITARRKDAHLDLCAMGDVEPTGNSTLLECVKLVHCAMPEMSVEDVDLSTAFLGKRLRYPLLVTGMTGGTERAGAVNRDLALLAERHGLAFGVGSQRAMSEDASRAASFQVRQVAPTVALLGNIGMFQAIGLGVEGTRRLVDGIGADGLALHLNAGQELTQPEGDRDFQGGYRVVELLVKAFGDRLLVKETGCGIGPDVARRLVDLGVRNIDVSGLGGTSWVRVEQLRASRVQAQLGAEFSAWGIPTAAALASVRRAVGPDVHLVASGGLRTGLDAAKVLALGANLAGVALPLFRAQQAGGVEAAEAALEVILASLRQALVLTGSRSCAELRQRPRVVTGELKDWFAAL
- a CDS encoding acyltransferase family protein, with amino-acid sequence MLRCLAILIVVLFHYPRPDGHEAYRMLANFGWTGVELFFVLSGFLIGSQLLEPASRGEAPSLKRFYLRRSLRILPPYLIVVALYLFIPAWSERPVETPAWRFLTFTQNFGLRLNGFSHAWSLCVEEHFYLVLPLTVLALRGRVRAPHLLAGAVGLMVAGMLLRGGLWQRHFSLLGPGDAGWRGYDTLLYYPTYARLDGLTCGVLLAALRVFRPAAWERWTRGARAGGLALVGLVCLGGVFWMNEEHFRNLAHTMLAFPMTSLGYAALLMAMAGPTASRVCARIPGARTFAVLSFTVYLTHKAVQHGVRVSLEPYGMDAFHPVTLLGGAVAVLLASLALHHGVERPSLKWRSRLETRLVPEPSPQPAALVDTSTMAR
- a CDS encoding hydroxymethylglutaryl-CoA reductase, degradative; its protein translation is MSDTVTSRLPGFHKLPMEERHAHLSRMFRLTPEDLQQLLGSEALQPVLANQMIENAVGTFCLPLGLGLNLQVNGRDYLVPMAVEEPSVVAAVSFAAKIVREAGGFLGEADPSLMIGQVQVSRYGDPTVATERILAHKEQILALANSFHPAMVARGGGAKDVEVRVLPAPEGPRGEPLLIVHLIIDAQEAMGANLINTMAEGVAPLIEQVTGGKVYLRILSNLADRRLARAMCRIPIPLLADFEMPAEEIAEGIAQASRFAEADPYRAATHNKGVMNGIDSVAIATGQDWRAIEAGAHAFACRNGQYRPLSTWYLEEGHLVGRIELPMALGTVGGPIKIHPGVQMALKLMQTTSVRELAMVFAAVGLAQNFAALRALGSVGIQKGHMAMHARCVAVTAGARGDWVEKIANLLVKAGHVKVEKARELLASLPAEDAAAATGTTV